From Pempheris klunzingeri isolate RE-2024b chromosome 16, fPemKlu1.hap1, whole genome shotgun sequence, a single genomic window includes:
- the rprd2a gene encoding regulation of nuclear pre-mRNA domain-containing protein 2a, with amino-acid sequence MAAGAGGASGGSLESTLERKFQNVSNTMDAIQGLSMWCIDNKKYHSLVVRQWMKCLRKSDASQRLNLFYVANDVIQNCKRKNAMVYRTAFAEVLRDAFLLVHSDGDPKVLKSVERILSIWEDRGVYSGALIADLRSSLVKDESPPETPVEQKTPVECNADLRSKVVAEFVPQALVDELHKYKKSLEEIDLREKQLAAMRVDICSSEALKKLKDKAGGKKFSKDFEEGSAQLQEFVKFLDKQSKGGPLVMQALSNADIFYEMQYKEVKIVANAYQTFANRVSHLKRKLDTLKATLPDLDESPIPSPSADAPSPTGSESPFHGLEMAEPDPDLDGSAMDDEAEPPAPSPLSSLGGSPKHPEALGENDNREVEDMELSEEEADSGGIIVEDQIERPAHPEVSTPAPAKKEPSVATEQPVTQVAPPVSAPAAVLESVDLGKIGSILNSLSSVMKNTAPLVESPPAAAPTGSSFKTTPAAPLASQEASSLVNLLSKVDVSPADLLGALSKVQGQGSLDGITSLLSSPAANVSSDSSSTGKIPPSPSSTSASAVPSQSLSVSSVAPVPSLPSSTVRQSTSSQAPPQTANAASALVQALHKEMDLTTEPEASSSSVSLESKIHSFLQGNSAFSAFDLGFTATPVPGGDNLSPVTGTDIQEGTPVRDEGGGTPTQDEIMDKPVVAPFSSTTTQPSVGEHFNTVPIAYQNSRQQNANNPQQQAHLQPGVAQNGQVYQPYLYGNHKMPEHGITAPVAHYQQNSAQVGGPVPGERAPGSAGSTQTVEGFQGVSERAWYGDMYPEGNTQPPRGYNVTAPGGAGENKTSRLYPYQAEQTQTPQELAPQRDATTSSGFFGGNLPPVPQFPPLPHSFDAPPSAISSMMIPREQKPEPHADTAEVIGARVNSVISGMVVHDHQHKSMFHPEDPQYDLERSRPPHPEEFRPHPDDMHYHDEVRHRDAHFFQEDPYHHPDDPYFRPGSPSHHYHRVRGRLTPPLSPSEDPYYAHDYQHHSPPPQHYAPRRPPPPHHDIRHPGLRPPHRPPHRPPHRPPHPALNPLPRGPPHAPFPRFHGPDPRLRGKRPGPRGGGNVGPMFTPKRPFLPPRY; translated from the exons CTGATGCCTCACAAAGGCTCAACCTTTTTTACGTCGCCAATGATGTCATTCAGAActgtaaaaggaaaaatgcCATGGTTTACCGCACAGCGTTCGCTGAGGTGCTTCGTGACGCCTTCTTGTTGGTCCA CTCTGACGGTGATCCCAAGGTACTTAAATCGGTAGAGAGGATACTGTCCATCTGGGAGGACAGGGGTGTTTATTCAGGGGCGCTCATTGCTGACCTTCGGAGTAGTTTAGTCAAAGACGAGTCCCCTCCCGAGACACCTGTGGAGCAAAAAA CTCCAGTTGAGTGTAACGCAGATCTACGGTCCAAGGTTGTTGCTGAATTTGTG CCTCAGGCACTGGTAGACGAACTGCACAAGTACAAAAAGTCTTTGGAGGAGATTGACctgagagaaaagcagctgGCGGCTATGAGGGTTGACATCTGCAGTTCTGAGGCCCTCAAGAAGCTCAAAG ATAAGGCTGGTGGAAAGAAGTTCTCCAAGGACTTTGAAGAAGGAAGTGCGCAGCTACAAGAGTTTGTCAAGTTCCTagacaaacaaagcaaaggagGGCCTCTTGTCATGCAGGCCCTCAGCAACGCAGATATCTTCTACGAGATGCAATACAAGGAGGTCAAGATTGTTGCTAAT GCCTACCAGACTTTTGCTAATCGGGTGTCACATTTGAAGCGTAAGCTGGACACCCTGAAGGCCACCCTGCCTGACTTGGACGAGTCACCCATCCCCTCACCCTCTGCAGATGCACCATCTCCTACAGGCTCAGAGTCCCCCTTTCATGGTCTGGAAATGGCTGAACCCGATCCAGATCTTGATGGCTCTGCTATGGATGATGAGGCAGAGCCACCGGCCCCGAGCCCTCTGTCCTCACTCGGAGGATCCCCTAAACACCCAGAGGCTCTCGGGGAGAATGACAATCGTGAAGTGGAAGACATGGAGCtctctgaggaggaagcagacagCGGTGGCATTATAG TTGAGGACCAGATTGAGCGCCCCGCCCACCCAGAGGTGTCCACTCCAGCCCCCGCAAAAAAGGAGCCATCAGTGGCAACAGAGCAGCCTGTCACACAGGTCGCACCACCTGTGTCAGCTCCTGCAGCAGTTTTGGAAAGTGTTGACCTGGGTAAAATTGGCTCCATCCTCAACAGTTTAAGCTCTGTCATGAAGAACACAG CACCATTAGTGGAGAGTCCACCCGCAGCTGCCCCTACTGGCTCCTCGTTTAAGACCACACCTGCTGCCCCTTTAGCCTCTCAGGAAGCCAGTTCACTGGTAAACCTCCTCTCCAAGGTAGACGTGAGTCCTGCAGACCTCCTTGGTGCTCTCTCCAAAGTCCAGGGCCAAGGCAGCCTTGACG GCATCACTTCTCTTCTGAGCAGCCCAGCTGCAAATGTCTCCTCAGACTCCTCCAGTACAGGCAAgattcctccctctccctcatccACATCTGCATCAGCAGTACCCTCTCAgagcctgtctgtctcctctgttgcacCTGTGCCTTCTTTACCCAGCTCCACTGTAAGGCAGAGCACAAGCTCCCAAGCCCCCCCTCAGACTGCCAATGCAGCCTCTGCCCTGGTCCAGGCTCTCCATAAAGAAATGGATTTGACAACCGAGCCTGAAGCGTCCTCTTCTTCTGTGAGTTTAGAGTCTAAAATCCACAGCTTCCTGCAGGGGAACTCTGCTTTCAGTGCATTTGACCTGGGTTTCACTGCAACCCCAGTGCCAGGGGGGGATAACCTCAGCCCAGTAACTGGGACAGACATCCAGGAGGGGACCCCAGTGCGGGACGAAGGCGGAGGCACCCCTACTCAAGATGAAATCATGGACAAGCCCGTGGTGGCCCCGTTCTCTTCTACCACAACTCAGCCTTCTGTTGGAGAACATTTTAACACGGTTCCTATTGCATACCAGAACAGCAGGCAGCAGAACGCCAACAATCCCCAGCAACAAGCTCACCTGCAGCCAGGAGTGGCTCAGAATGGACAGGTCTACCAGCCCTACCTATATGGCAATCACAAGATGCCAGAACATGGGATTACTGCTCCTGTTGCACATTACCAGCAGAATTCTGCACAAGTAGGAGGGCCAGTGCCTGGAGAAAGAGCCCCAGGCAGTGCCGGTAGCACACAGACAGTTGAAGGCTTTCAGGGGGTGAGTGAAAGGGCTTGGTATGGTGACATGTACCCAGAGGGGAACACTCAGCCACCCAGAGGCTACAATGTGACAGCGCCTGGAGGGGCCGGGGAAAACAAGACATCAAGACTTTATCCATACCAAGCAGAGCAGACGCAGACACCTCAAGAGCTGGCCCCCCAGCGGGACGCCACCACGTCCTCGGGTTTCTTTGGAGGCAACCTCCCCCCTGTCCCACAGTTCCCTCCCCTTCCTCACAGCTTTGACGCCCCTCCCTCTGCAATCAGCAGTATGATGATTCCCCGAGAGCAGAAGCCGGAGCCCCATGCTGACACAGCGGAGGTGATTGGGGCCAGAGTCAATAGTGTCATCAGTGGGATGGTGGTCCACGACCATCAACACAAATCCATGTTTCATCCAGAAGATCCACAGTATGATCTTGAGCGATCTCGCCCTCCTCACCCTGAGGAGTTTCGTCCTCACCCGGACGACATGCATTACCATGACGAGGTCCGCCATCGCGATGCCCATTTCTTTCAGGAAGACCCGTACCATCATCCAGATGATCCGTATTTCAGGCCGGGCAGCCCCTCCCACCACTACCACAGAGTTAGAGGGCGCctcactccccctctctcaccctcagAGGACCCTTATTATGCCCACGACTATCAACACCACAGCCCCCCTCCTCAGCACTACGCTCCAAGGAGACCGCCACCACCTCATCATGACATCCGTCATCCTGGTCTACGGCCTCCTCATCGCCCTCCACATCGCCCTCCCCATCGGCCTCCCCACCCAGCACTCAACCCACTCCCCAGAGGACCCCCACATGCACCATTTCCCCGGTTCCACGGCCCTGATCCAAGGTTAAGAGGCAAACGCCCAGGTCCAAGAGGAGGGGGAAATGTTGGTCCAATGTTCACCCCGAAAAGGCCCTTTCTACCCCCACGATACTGA